In Fusarium oxysporum f. sp. lycopersici 4287 chromosome 6, whole genome shotgun sequence, a single window of DNA contains:
- a CDS encoding poly [ADP-ribose] polymerase: protein MAKSKLIRAKKGNNHSDETQDGSPNIGTGRYVLRERHRRVTFDTEPPKTYPCTPQVTKNKLQRLEKVETKAKAQALTGNRVMGESPETAVIELRNLIYNQQYFQQVMSSLNYNYKKKPLSELSKRDISNGFQKLKDIARLIYKLDPCDEQLISLTRLRENHSNGYYLSIPHAFVRKPRPVIDSEDLIIEELKLLTILSYMKDIPEDMIIGHEAMDFDHYLQRLAIEEMTVLSKSGKEFDLLKKYVDQSHGIKSRNYKVKDIFRIMRRDEVDRFENSEFSDRRLLWHGSPVTNYGGILSQGLRVAPIEDPMTNELLCKGIYLADMASMSASHCRSDSTGGEALLLLCEVELGKSVQKLFSASLKTGDVAKKQDKYSSTLVRGRTGPTKWIDAGVVHQSLEGISMPDPNFKPSDTSSPHAISNYNKYICYDEAQIRLRYLVRIQF, encoded by the exons ATGGCAAAGTCCAAACTCATCAGAGCGAAAAAGGGAAACAACCACAGCGATGAAACTCAAGACGGTTCTCCGAATATCGGTACCGGGCGCTATGTGCTTAGAGAACGACATCGTCGAGTGACATTCGATACTGAACCACCAAAAACTTACCCATGCACCCCGCAAGTTACCAAGAATAAACTTCAACGACTGGAAAAGGTCGAGACCAAGGCTAAAGCTCAGGCTCTAACTGGAAACCGCGTTATGGGAGAATCCCCCGAAACAGCTGTCATAGAGCTGAGGAATCTCATCTACAACCAACAATACTTCCAACAGGTCATGTCTTCCCTcaactataattataagaaaaagCCTCTGAGCGAACTCAGCAAGCGAGATATTAGTAATGGTTTCCAAAAGCTTAAGGACATTGCCCGTTTGATTTATAAGCTCGACCCATGTGATGAACAGCTGATTTCTCTAACCCGGCTCAGAGAGAACCATTCCAATGGATATTACTTGTCTATTCCTCACGCATTTGTCAGAAAGCCACGTCCTGTCATTGATAGTGAGGACCTTATCATAGAGGAGTTAAAGCTTCTTACTATCTTGTCGTATATGAAGGACATACCTGAGGATATGATAATCGGCCATGAAGCGATGGATTTTGATCACTATTTACAGCGGCTGGCCATTGAAGAGATGACTGTTCTAAGCAAGAGTGGCAAAGAGTTTGACCTCCTTAAGAAGTATGTTGATCAGTCGCATGGAATTAAATCTAGGAACTATAAAGTGAAGGATATCTTCCGCATTATGCGCCGAGACGAGGTCGACCGGTTTGAAAACTCCGAATTCTCCGATCGTCGTCTTCTCTGGCATGGTTCACCAGTGACTAACTATGGTGGTATTCTTAGTCAGGGCCTTCGAGTTGCACCTATCGAAGATCCAATGACAAATGAGCTGTTATGTAAAGGCATTTATCTCGCCGATATGGCTTCCATGTCGGCCAGTCACTGTCGATCCGATAGCACTGGTGGCGAggctttgcttcttctttgtgAAGTTGAGCTTGGAAAGTCTGTCCAGAAGCTCTTTAGTGCGAGCCTTAAAACTGGCGATGTTGCAAAAAAACAAGATAAATATAGTAGTACATTAGTCCGAGGTCGAACAGGTCCCACCAAATGGATCGATGCCGGAGTTGTTCATCAGAGTCTCGAAGGTATCTCAATG CCCGATCCAAATTTCAAGCCTAGTGACACATCCTCTCCACACGCAATCTCAAACTACAACAAATACATTTGCTACGACGAAGCGCAAATCCGACTTCGCTATCTTGTTCGTATTCAGTTCTAG